The Candidatus Acidiferrales bacterium genome segment CTGCCAAGCTATCGACCCGGATTTTGTTAATTCCTTGGTGATCAAATTCGGTCGCGAAAAACTTGGTCTTGTGCGCTTCCCTAGCAGTCGCTTGATCTAACCCGGGATGGGTGCCGTGAGACACAGCTTCCTGAACCAGCAACTAAATGCCGCAAACGCTGGCGACTCTCGCGAAGCATTGCAGGCGGACACGATATTTCCCGCAAGAAACCCAGCCTTCCCTTGGGGGGCCGAGCACATAGGTCAACTGCCCTCCATGGCTCCAATCTGTGTCCAGCGGGAGAACGTCGAACAACTTCCCAAAGCGACAGCAAAGTGCACAGGGGCTCGTTGTTTGCTCCGCTGATTTCCTTGCTTGTCCAGCATCGAGGAAGGTCTAGGAAACCACTCAAAACCACAATCGCCTGCGGCACCTCTATTCTTCCGCAACCACCTTCATACTCAGTTTCTTTTCGCCCACTGCCAGAGTAACTGTGTACTCGCCGGCGGGGACGAGCTCAGGCTGCTCGAAGGGGCCGGGGGCGCTGACTCTTCCGGCCGGATCGAACTGGAGGTCCCAGATCACATTTTGACAGTCAAAGAGCGGGTTGTTAGAATTTCAGCGTAGCATGACGAAGATACGTTCTAAAGCAAAAACGGTTAAGCCGGACATCAGCTTCACTGTCCAGGTCTGGCGGGAAAATGGGACGTATGTGGCCTACGCCCCGGAGCTTGATGTTTCTAGCTGCGGAGATTCTCTCGCCGAGGCTAGGGCCCGCCTCCGCGAAGCAGTAAGCCTCTTTCTCGAAGAGGCCTCGCGCAGGGGGACTCTGCAAGACATTCTTGCTGAGGCAGGCTTTGAAAAGCATGGCAAGACCTACCGTCCTTACCGCGTTCTAGCCAGACAGAAAGTTCGGCTGGCAGTTCCTGTGGGTTCCTAGTGCCGTTCCAACTATTTGAGCAGGATAACGAGTT includes the following:
- a CDS encoding type II toxin-antitoxin system HicB family antitoxin, which produces MTKIRSKAKTVKPDISFTVQVWRENGTYVAYAPELDVSSCGDSLAEARARLREAVSLFLEEASRRGTLQDILAEAGFEKHGKTYRPYRVLARQKVRLAVPVGS